The Pseudomonadota bacterium genome has a window encoding:
- a CDS encoding SAM-dependent DNA methyltransferase, with the protein MRGVRVSLEQRPRRALGQYYTPVEIAAFAVRTLARHGALDAASVRVIDPAAGPGLFLEAVTDVLASAEVIGLDVDPRVEGGHVRVGNGLVDVPEVGVTEGAFEVAVGNPPYGGLGLIELSRLARGEGQDSDWRVAEAVARLRALAASLGPVPRALHARQLTPAVRRWLDRAFRHPIEMLFLERFVRLLRPGGWMAVVVPEGVLANARAADLRAFLSQHGRVAAIIGLPRVFAKAGAAARTALLVYQREPSMAGDVAVSDVDLEWTPRGQVSRRRVDLTSYLAAPPTVTVSWSVLRDQRWDPQFWDPRWASPLTGMADLPTRPLGDFIEHLTYGPIVTRIRPRDLPGDVPILSQGQIEESGIVLHASPRVAAGSVFDPPRCRVRRGDLLFPRSGAGSLGRNRLAVFDGEAPVALGCFVDLIRLRGVCAWFVWIFLKTRFGWGQVKRLINGVGMPNISFDEIRSIRIPCVDEAFQREVEARWRRDVLPAHLRLLRSLEAEAQVAAARAEAEAHMRTLVEWVEHALSGGAGAPLETAAAACTRTASREGPVQTQGSIHGEANKSER; encoded by the coding sequence GCACGCTGGCCCGTCATGGCGCCCTTGATGCCGCGTCGGTGCGCGTCATCGATCCGGCCGCGGGGCCCGGGCTCTTCCTCGAGGCCGTCACCGACGTGCTTGCCTCGGCAGAGGTCATCGGTCTTGATGTCGATCCGAGGGTCGAAGGAGGCCATGTTCGCGTCGGCAACGGTCTGGTCGATGTGCCGGAAGTCGGGGTGACCGAGGGGGCCTTCGAGGTGGCGGTCGGCAATCCGCCTTATGGTGGACTCGGGCTCATCGAGCTCTCCCGTCTTGCGCGAGGAGAAGGGCAGGACAGCGACTGGCGGGTCGCAGAGGCGGTGGCTCGTCTCCGCGCGCTCGCCGCTTCCCTGGGCCCGGTGCCTCGCGCGCTGCACGCGCGCCAGCTCACTCCAGCGGTGCGCCGCTGGCTCGACCGAGCATTCCGCCATCCCATCGAGATGCTCTTCCTCGAGCGCTTCGTGCGCCTTCTGAGGCCTGGAGGCTGGATGGCCGTGGTCGTTCCGGAAGGCGTCCTTGCGAATGCGCGCGCCGCTGATCTGCGCGCCTTCCTCTCCCAGCACGGCCGGGTGGCGGCGATCATCGGCCTGCCTCGGGTCTTTGCCAAGGCTGGCGCGGCTGCGCGCACGGCATTGCTCGTCTATCAGCGCGAGCCCTCGATGGCGGGCGACGTCGCCGTCTCCGACGTCGATCTCGAGTGGACCCCGCGTGGACAGGTCTCGCGGCGACGCGTCGACCTCACGAGCTACCTCGCCGCGCCGCCCACGGTGACGGTTTCATGGTCGGTGCTGCGCGATCAGCGCTGGGATCCCCAGTTCTGGGATCCGCGCTGGGCCTCGCCGCTCACCGGCATGGCAGATCTTCCGACCCGGCCGCTGGGAGACTTCATCGAGCACCTCACCTACGGCCCCATCGTCACGCGGATCCGCCCTCGGGACCTGCCCGGCGATGTGCCAATCCTCAGCCAGGGGCAGATCGAGGAGAGCGGGATCGTCCTGCACGCATCGCCGCGTGTCGCGGCCGGTTCGGTGTTCGACCCTCCGCGGTGCAGGGTGAGGCGTGGCGACCTTCTCTTCCCGCGCAGCGGTGCGGGCTCGCTGGGACGCAACCGGCTCGCGGTCTTCGATGGAGAGGCCCCGGTGGCGCTCGGCTGCTTCGTCGACCTGATACGCCTGCGCGGCGTGTGCGCCTGGTTCGTATGGATCTTCTTGAAGACCCGCTTCGGCTGGGGGCAGGTGAAGCGTCTCATAAACGGGGTGGGGATGCCCAACATCAGCTTCGATGAGATCCGTTCCATCCGGATTCCCTGCGTGGACGAGGCCTTCCAGCGTGAGGTCGAGGCGCGCTGGCGACGCGACGTGCTTCCCGCGCACCTCAGGCTCTTGCGGTCCCTCGAGGCGGAGGCGCAGGTTGCGGCCGCGCGCGCAGAAGCAGAGGCTCACATGCGGACGCTGGTGGAATGGGTCGAGCACGCTCTCTCGGGTGGAGCGGGGGCGCCTCTTGAGACCGCTGCTGCGGCGTGCACACGCACGGCTTCGCGTGAAGGCCCAGTGCAGACGCAGGGATCGATTCACGGCGAAGCCAACAAGAGCGAGCGATGA
- a CDS encoding SIS domain-containing protein yields the protein MTEPIERAAALLVERLKNGGRVVIFGNGGSAADSQHFAAEMVGRLEVDHGSLPVLALTTDTSILSAVANDFGYDQVFARQVNAFVRAGDVAIGISTSGGSRNVVEGLRAARALQAHTIGMVGEKGGLMAELCDHLIRVPSSRTMRIQECHLTVVHILCHAVERAFVDA from the coding sequence ATGACCGAGCCCATCGAGCGCGCCGCTGCGCTGCTGGTTGAGCGCCTCAAGAATGGGGGGCGCGTGGTGATCTTCGGGAACGGCGGGAGCGCCGCCGATTCCCAGCACTTCGCAGCCGAGATGGTGGGGCGTCTCGAGGTCGATCACGGGAGCCTTCCCGTGCTGGCGCTCACCACCGATACGTCGATTCTCAGCGCCGTGGCCAACGATTTCGGCTACGATCAGGTCTTCGCGCGTCAGGTGAATGCATTCGTGCGCGCGGGAGACGTGGCCATCGGCATCAGCACATCCGGTGGATCGCGAAATGTCGTCGAGGGCCTTCGCGCAGCGCGCGCGCTCCAGGCGCACACCATCGGCATGGTGGGGGAGAAGGGCGGTCTGATGGCCGAGCTGTGCGACCACCTCATTCGCGTGCCCTCTTCGCGAACCATGCGCATCCAGGAGTGTCATCTCACGGTGGTGCACATCCTGTGCCACGCCGTGGAGCGTGCCTTCGTCGACGCCTGA